A region of Pyxidicoccus parkwaysis DNA encodes the following proteins:
- a CDS encoding DUF1552 domain-containing protein yields MLRQLSRRNLLKLLGGSAAALPLANLLGTSDAHAQTTAPPLRFVAIFTPHGCLPEFWNPQGGETDFSLEFDNSMLLPLNAHRSKLLVVDGLDYRVLYEHGLTGHEGAPVTFLTGSKVNTASGDDLPESASLDQVLGNAIGGATKFRSLQLNAWEQFGGQHVYNSISFTANGSRVPFERDPAAVYQRLFGNAPPPAADPVDAEKMLARRRSLLNFLTKDATRLRDRLAGDERHKLEAHLEALADIERRIGSLGTSSPSPTPTTPAPTSEACSGEGGVIPPAYGLGELGNLNRLPELTKLHMDMIARAFACDLTRVVTMTISAPSMPWISITEDVHNDLAHRLDVTTEPLRTQIRTKMVTVQRWYAEQVAYLMTQLAAIPEGSGTALDNTLILWGNELGDAAGHMNVRVPTVLAGGAGGRFRMGRFIHARPAGSNPLSGWAGPGTPLPTAVAHNKLLVSIAQAFGVNVNTFGHPDYTGPLSGLT; encoded by the coding sequence ATGCTCCGCCAACTCTCCCGACGAAACCTGCTCAAGCTGCTGGGCGGCTCGGCCGCGGCGCTCCCGCTGGCCAACCTCCTCGGCACGTCCGACGCGCACGCCCAGACGACGGCGCCCCCGCTGCGCTTCGTGGCCATCTTCACGCCCCACGGGTGCCTCCCGGAGTTCTGGAACCCGCAGGGCGGCGAGACGGACTTCAGCCTCGAGTTCGACAACTCCATGCTGTTGCCGCTCAACGCGCACCGCTCCAAGCTGCTGGTGGTGGACGGCCTGGACTACCGGGTGCTGTACGAGCACGGCCTCACCGGCCACGAGGGCGCGCCCGTCACCTTCCTCACCGGCAGCAAGGTCAACACCGCCAGCGGTGACGACCTGCCGGAGAGCGCCTCGCTGGACCAGGTGCTGGGCAACGCCATCGGCGGCGCCACCAAGTTCCGCTCCCTGCAGCTCAACGCGTGGGAGCAGTTCGGCGGCCAGCACGTCTACAACAGCATCAGCTTCACGGCGAACGGCTCGCGCGTGCCCTTCGAGCGAGACCCGGCCGCCGTCTACCAGCGCCTCTTCGGCAACGCGCCCCCGCCCGCCGCGGACCCGGTGGACGCCGAGAAGATGCTGGCCCGCCGCCGCAGCCTGCTGAACTTCCTCACCAAGGACGCCACGCGCCTGCGCGACAGGCTCGCGGGCGACGAGCGCCACAAGCTGGAGGCGCACCTGGAGGCGCTCGCGGACATCGAGCGGCGCATCGGCTCGCTCGGCACGAGCAGCCCCTCGCCCACCCCCACCACGCCCGCGCCCACGTCGGAGGCGTGCAGCGGGGAGGGCGGCGTCATCCCGCCGGCCTACGGCCTGGGAGAGCTGGGCAACCTCAACCGGCTGCCCGAGCTGACGAAGCTGCACATGGACATGATTGCCCGCGCCTTCGCGTGTGACTTGACGCGCGTGGTGACCATGACCATCTCCGCGCCGTCCATGCCGTGGATCAGCATCACGGAGGACGTGCACAACGACCTGGCGCACCGCCTGGACGTCACCACCGAGCCCTTGCGCACGCAGATTCGCACCAAGATGGTGACGGTGCAGCGCTGGTACGCGGAGCAGGTGGCGTACCTCATGACGCAGCTGGCGGCCATTCCGGAGGGCAGCGGCACCGCCCTGGACAACACGCTCATCCTCTGGGGCAACGAGTTGGGCGACGCGGCGGGCCACATGAACGTGCGCGTGCCCACGGTGCTCGCGGGCGGCGCGGGTGGCCGCTTCCGCATGGGCCGCTTCATCCACGCGCGTCCGGCGGGCTCCAACCCCCTGTCCGGCTGGGCCGGCCCCGGCACGCCGCTGCCGACCGCGGTGGCGCACAACAAGCTGCTCGTCTCCATCGCCCAGGCCTTCGGCGTGAATGTGAATACGTTCGGCCACCCGGACTACACCGGGCCGCTGTCCGGGCTGACCTGA
- a CDS encoding ATP-binding domain-containing protein produces MNQPHGTLPEHARAIIAEEEALLSRVQETLEAARHKTGRATDTQGLVAQLQVLRDDAATAAVADLPHLLVQMTQTRALMERQEAVRLPDSQAPYFAHLRLDGEGGARDYLLGRTTFADVSAGVRVIDWRFAPIARVFYCYEEGDSYEEYFGERLAEGTVETRRLVVIERGVLTRIISGALVLERAPDGEWHSVGLDVTSLQSGGAGTAARPEFLGTGKGARRREDAFGVTALLDAEQYEAVSTGPDRPLLVLGSAGSGKTTVALHRLAKIAFDDAETFPQSRMKLIVPEEGLARLSRRLLAPLGLGKVAVQTRDSWLLQVAKQAFDLPGIKLWHDTPPLVSRFKRHPTLRRALAARVGVPKTSAGVTLERLRKRLADAYFDRHFLETVVNAARGELPRTAIDEVMEHTRLQHATPLSKELKGITDPEMLITVDGKAIEEDTPYALAGTVDLDDLPILMFLKAQHTSLGLERLAHVVLDEAEDFSLFELFVVSRLLGKGKSCTLAGDEMQQTDAGFAGWPAVLNELNIRDAATCRLQVSYRCPRPVVELARQVLGTQAPAAHDTGRPGAPVGFHHFPDEAQAQLFIGEALRDLVAREPHASVGVIASSPESAEAVFRVVADMPWSRRVSDGEFTFEPGVDVTDVGSVKGLEFDYVILPDVTARAYPVDDESRRRLHVAITRTSHQLWVVSSGVRSHLIPGAGAAAPR; encoded by the coding sequence ATGAATCAGCCCCATGGCACCCTTCCAGAGCACGCTCGCGCCATCATCGCCGAGGAGGAGGCCCTGCTCTCCCGCGTCCAGGAGACGCTGGAGGCAGCCCGCCACAAGACGGGCCGCGCCACGGACACGCAGGGCCTGGTCGCGCAGCTCCAGGTGCTGCGTGACGACGCGGCCACCGCCGCCGTCGCGGACCTGCCGCACCTCCTGGTGCAGATGACGCAGACGCGCGCCCTCATGGAGCGCCAGGAGGCCGTGCGCCTGCCGGACTCCCAGGCGCCCTACTTCGCGCACCTGCGCCTGGACGGCGAGGGCGGCGCGCGCGACTACCTCCTGGGCCGCACCACCTTCGCGGACGTGAGCGCCGGCGTGCGCGTCATCGACTGGCGCTTCGCTCCCATCGCCCGCGTCTTCTACTGCTACGAGGAAGGCGACTCGTACGAGGAGTACTTCGGAGAGCGGCTCGCGGAGGGCACCGTCGAGACGCGCCGCCTCGTCGTCATCGAACGTGGCGTGCTCACGCGCATCATCTCCGGCGCGCTCGTCCTGGAGCGCGCCCCGGACGGCGAGTGGCACAGCGTGGGGCTCGACGTCACCTCGCTCCAGTCGGGTGGCGCGGGCACCGCCGCGCGGCCCGAGTTCCTCGGCACCGGCAAGGGCGCCCGCCGCCGCGAGGATGCCTTCGGCGTCACCGCCCTCCTGGACGCCGAGCAGTACGAGGCCGTCAGCACCGGCCCGGACCGGCCCCTGCTCGTGCTGGGCAGCGCCGGCAGCGGCAAGACGACGGTGGCCCTGCACCGGCTCGCGAAGATTGCCTTCGACGACGCGGAGACCTTCCCGCAGTCGCGGATGAAGCTCATCGTCCCCGAGGAGGGCCTGGCCCGGCTGTCGCGCCGGCTGCTGGCCCCCCTGGGCCTGGGCAAGGTGGCGGTGCAGACGCGTGACTCCTGGCTGCTGCAGGTGGCGAAGCAGGCCTTCGATTTGCCCGGCATCAAGCTGTGGCACGACACGCCGCCGCTGGTGTCGCGCTTCAAGCGTCACCCCACCCTGCGGCGCGCGCTGGCCGCCCGCGTGGGCGTGCCGAAGACGTCGGCGGGCGTCACCCTGGAGCGGCTGCGCAAGCGATTGGCGGACGCGTACTTCGACCGGCACTTCCTGGAGACCGTGGTCAACGCCGCGCGCGGAGAGCTGCCGCGCACCGCCATCGACGAGGTGATGGAGCACACGCGCCTCCAGCACGCCACGCCCCTGTCCAAGGAGCTGAAGGGCATCACCGACCCGGAGATGCTCATCACCGTGGACGGCAAGGCGATTGAAGAGGACACGCCCTACGCGCTGGCCGGCACGGTGGACCTGGATGATTTGCCCATCCTCATGTTCCTCAAGGCCCAGCACACCTCGCTGGGCCTGGAGCGGCTGGCGCACGTCGTCCTCGACGAGGCGGAGGACTTCTCCCTCTTCGAGCTGTTCGTCGTGAGCCGTCTGTTGGGCAAGGGAAAGAGCTGCACGCTGGCCGGAGACGAGATGCAGCAGACGGACGCCGGCTTCGCGGGGTGGCCCGCCGTCCTCAACGAGCTGAACATCCGCGACGCCGCCACGTGCCGGCTCCAGGTGTCCTACCGCTGCCCGCGCCCCGTGGTGGAGCTGGCGCGGCAGGTGCTGGGCACACAGGCTCCCGCGGCCCATGACACGGGCCGCCCGGGCGCACCGGTGGGCTTCCACCACTTCCCGGACGAGGCGCAGGCGCAGCTCTTCATCGGCGAGGCCCTGAGAGACCTCGTCGCGCGCGAGCCGCATGCGTCGGTGGGTGTCATCGCCAGCAGCCCCGAGTCCGCGGAGGCCGTGTTCCGCGTCGTCGCCGACATGCCCTGGTCCCGCCGGGTGAGCGACGGCGAGTTCACCTTCGAGCCCGGCGTGGACGTCACCGACGTGGGCAGCGTGAAGGGCCTGGAGTTCGACTACGTCATCCTCCCGGACGTGACGGCGCGGGCCTACCCCGTGGATGACGAGTCGCGCCGCCGCCTGCACGTGGCGATTACGCGCACCTCCCACCAGCTCTGGGTGGTGTCCTCCGGCGTCCGCAGCCACCTCATCCCGGGCGCTGGCGCGGCAGCTCCACGGTGA
- a CDS encoding helix-turn-helix transcriptional regulator — MSRQSAWKGQLFFGPRRLLYAGPLGETRPHSHHSFQLLVSLGEPVVLRDARGQGIVCKAAVTPPDVEHTIASAGPAVIILHVNPDDVVGRQLRTLGIGADADAWRRAGVPLCSVPGVTAVPKRWDDSERVSHALLQALSADTRQGPPAHPAVKKLLRLLPELLEEDVRLSALASRVELSEGRLSHLFGEEVGLPLRPYILWLRLQRAAAHLQRGESLTQAAHAAGFTDSAHLSHAFRRTFGMSPSEIAGVVDWVLPPPE; from the coding sequence GTGAGCAGGCAGAGCGCGTGGAAGGGGCAGCTCTTCTTCGGGCCCCGGCGGTTGCTGTACGCCGGGCCGCTCGGTGAGACGCGCCCGCATTCGCATCACTCGTTCCAGCTCCTCGTGTCGCTCGGGGAGCCGGTGGTGCTGCGGGACGCGCGGGGGCAGGGGATTGTCTGCAAGGCGGCGGTGACTCCGCCCGATGTCGAGCACACCATCGCCAGTGCCGGGCCAGCGGTCATCATCCTGCACGTCAACCCGGACGACGTGGTGGGCCGTCAGTTGCGCACGCTGGGCATCGGCGCGGACGCGGACGCGTGGCGGCGCGCGGGTGTTCCCCTGTGCTCGGTGCCGGGTGTGACGGCCGTGCCGAAGCGCTGGGATGATTCGGAGCGCGTCTCGCATGCGCTGCTGCAGGCGCTGAGCGCCGACACGCGGCAGGGGCCGCCTGCGCACCCGGCGGTGAAGAAGCTCCTGCGCCTGCTGCCGGAGTTGCTGGAGGAGGACGTGCGCCTGTCCGCGCTCGCGTCACGGGTGGAGCTCTCCGAGGGCCGGCTGTCTCACCTGTTCGGCGAGGAGGTGGGGCTGCCCTTGCGGCCCTACATCCTGTGGCTGCGATTGCAGCGCGCCGCCGCGCACCTCCAGCGCGGGGAGTCGCTCACGCAGGCAGCGCATGCCGCGGGCTTCACCGACAGCGCGCACCTGAGCCATGCCTTCCGTCGCACCTTCGGCATGTCCCCGTCGGAGATTGCCGGCGTGGTGGACTGGGTGCTCCCGCCTCCGGAGTAG
- a CDS encoding DUF3703 domain-containing protein, protein MPMKPKLRAAYEAELREAVQAEARDELPRAWRHLERAHILSQAYAGPHVYVHCRMFAFGWRRKDSRELLGQFARILVAGPGSWLGRAPLGNTGGANVGILTPMPIPEDLRALLDA, encoded by the coding sequence ATGCCCATGAAGCCGAAGCTGCGCGCCGCCTACGAGGCGGAGTTGCGCGAGGCCGTCCAGGCCGAGGCGCGCGACGAGTTGCCGCGCGCGTGGCGCCACCTGGAGCGGGCCCACATCTTGAGCCAGGCCTACGCGGGGCCGCACGTCTACGTGCACTGCCGGATGTTCGCCTTTGGCTGGCGGCGCAAGGACTCGCGCGAGCTGCTGGGACAGTTCGCGCGAATCCTCGTCGCCGGGCCGGGCTCGTGGCTGGGCCGCGCGCCGCTCGGCAACACCGGCGGTGCCAACGTGGGCATCCTCACGCCCATGCCCATCCCCGAGGACTTGCGGGCATTGCTGGACGCGTGA
- a CDS encoding pectin acetylesterase-family hydrolase, translating into MKRLLLACLMAIALVPGMARAEVIVSAIVSVLVDGGNNYNWEKVELPGTKCGNGSQYKFYVRRTSSPNLLMLLEGGGACWDYDTCSGRAGILGAANPNGISDDYITQFTAKYVSPIVNGADPGLPLRSRTDLVTKDWNIVYMPYCTGDVHIGNNVKTYTDPTGANPPLTWYHNGYTNTTAVANWAKTQFPSVQKFLMTGYSAGGTATSAGYYFVRKAINPARGYLLNDSGPIFPAATTTSRSRPLHDKIRSSWNLDSVFGLLPATFNINDFGTINKMVATEFPNDQLAYTGYTRDYNYSRFSYERFMTPNDEASVHAYWKEDQDKLVQQLNLYNNFSYFIPYSRQINASHCSTIITFMGAHACQQMEKKRYWYEYLEFPQSQTYKCYSEFVGMDKFLTRWINDNQRVRIYEPANGYNDQDPGMQIVAPLINGALGG; encoded by the coding sequence ATGAAGCGCCTACTCCTGGCCTGTTTGATGGCCATTGCGCTGGTGCCTGGCATGGCCCGCGCGGAAGTCATTGTCTCCGCCATCGTCAGCGTGCTGGTGGACGGTGGCAACAACTACAACTGGGAGAAGGTGGAGCTCCCCGGGACGAAGTGTGGCAACGGCTCGCAGTACAAGTTCTACGTGCGCCGCACGAGCTCGCCCAACCTGCTGATGCTGCTCGAGGGCGGCGGTGCGTGCTGGGACTACGACACCTGTAGCGGGCGCGCGGGCATCCTGGGCGCGGCCAACCCCAACGGCATCAGCGACGACTACATCACCCAGTTCACCGCGAAGTACGTGTCGCCCATCGTCAACGGCGCGGACCCGGGCCTGCCGCTGCGCAGCCGCACGGACCTGGTCACCAAGGACTGGAACATCGTCTACATGCCGTACTGCACGGGCGACGTGCACATCGGCAACAACGTGAAGACGTACACGGACCCGACGGGGGCGAACCCGCCGCTCACCTGGTACCACAACGGCTACACCAACACGACGGCGGTGGCGAACTGGGCGAAGACGCAGTTCCCCAGCGTGCAGAAGTTCCTGATGACGGGCTACAGCGCGGGCGGCACGGCGACGTCGGCCGGCTACTACTTCGTGCGCAAGGCCATCAACCCGGCGCGCGGCTACCTGCTCAACGACTCCGGCCCCATCTTCCCCGCGGCGACCACCACGTCCCGCTCGCGCCCGCTGCACGACAAGATTCGCTCGTCGTGGAACCTGGACTCGGTGTTCGGCCTGCTGCCGGCCACGTTCAACATCAATGACTTCGGCACCATCAACAAGATGGTGGCCACGGAGTTCCCCAACGACCAGCTCGCGTACACGGGCTACACGCGCGACTACAACTACTCGCGCTTCTCCTATGAGCGCTTCATGACGCCCAACGACGAGGCGTCCGTGCATGCCTACTGGAAGGAGGACCAGGACAAGCTGGTGCAGCAGCTGAACCTCTACAACAACTTCAGCTACTTCATCCCCTACAGCCGGCAGATCAACGCCAGCCACTGCAGCACCATCATCACCTTCATGGGCGCGCACGCCTGCCAGCAGATGGAGAAGAAGCGGTACTGGTACGAGTACCTCGAGTTCCCCCAGAGCCAGACGTACAAGTGCTACAGCGAGTTCGTCGGCATGGACAAGTTCCTCACGCGGTGGATCAACGACAACCAGCGCGTCCGCATCTACGAGCCCGCCAACGGCTACAACGACCAGGACCCCGGCATGCAGATTGTCGCGCCGCTCATCAATGGCGCGCTCGGCGGGTAG
- a CDS encoding PAS domain-containing sensor histidine kinase has protein sequence MARSLTQRVEHPLTEQGPASAGASGTDLEGIDTVLLDQLPESVAVCDAAAVCLYVNPAMERNFGRPRAELLGRVVWELFPEVMGPSFQERFQQVVETGRSEEFECHFAARERWFVKRLFRGHGRVYVFSREITAEKKQEATLRGLYDETRRAQRHAAFLAQATAVLASSLEHDQILERMAHLAVPTLADGCAVDVPGLEGQVRRVAVAHVRPGMVELTQAFHARYPIRMDDAEGIGRVLREGVTEFRPEIPPELVAQALAGDPERLRATRELGVRMYISVPLISRGQVLGALTLVNTESVRRYTQADVRLAEDLARRAASSLDNGRLYMEARDAIRARDTFLSVASHELNTPLTSLTLNVQALRRDLDSRAPEALSPKVVAVQRQLSRLSSLVRELLDVSRITAGRLRLEREELDLAALAREMVPRFSEDLARAGCELRLDAPGPARGHWDRMRLEQVLQNLLSNAIKYGRGRPIEVRVGADADKAWLVVRDEGMGIAPEGQARLFQRFERLASERHYGGLGLGLWIVKQIVDALDGRILVESAPGRGSTFTVELPRQRPG, from the coding sequence GTGGCCCGCTCCCTCACCCAACGCGTGGAACATCCCCTGACCGAACAGGGCCCCGCCAGTGCCGGCGCCTCCGGTACGGACCTGGAGGGCATCGACACCGTCCTCCTCGACCAGCTCCCGGAGAGCGTCGCCGTCTGTGACGCGGCGGCGGTGTGCCTCTACGTCAATCCCGCGATGGAGCGGAACTTCGGCCGGCCCCGGGCGGAACTGCTGGGCCGCGTGGTGTGGGAGCTCTTTCCGGAGGTCATGGGCCCCTCGTTCCAGGAGCGCTTCCAGCAGGTGGTGGAGACGGGCCGGTCCGAGGAGTTCGAGTGCCACTTCGCCGCGCGTGAGCGCTGGTTCGTCAAGCGCCTGTTCCGGGGCCACGGCCGCGTCTACGTCTTCTCGCGGGAGATTACGGCGGAGAAGAAGCAGGAGGCGACGCTCCGGGGGCTGTACGACGAGACTCGGCGCGCGCAGCGTCACGCGGCCTTCCTCGCGCAGGCCACCGCGGTGCTGGCCTCGTCGCTGGAGCACGACCAGATTCTGGAGCGCATGGCCCACCTCGCCGTCCCCACGCTGGCGGACGGGTGCGCCGTGGACGTGCCCGGGCTGGAGGGGCAGGTGCGCCGCGTGGCGGTGGCCCACGTACGCCCCGGCATGGTGGAGCTCACCCAGGCCTTCCACGCCCGCTATCCCATCCGCATGGACGACGCGGAGGGCATCGGCCGCGTGCTGCGCGAGGGCGTCACGGAGTTCCGTCCGGAGATTCCCCCCGAGCTCGTGGCGCAGGCGCTGGCGGGGGACCCGGAGCGGCTCCGGGCCACGCGCGAGCTGGGCGTGCGGATGTACATCTCCGTGCCGCTCATCAGCCGGGGCCAGGTGCTCGGGGCGCTCACGCTCGTCAACACGGAGTCCGTGCGGCGGTACACGCAGGCGGACGTGCGGCTCGCGGAGGACCTGGCCCGGCGCGCGGCCTCGTCGCTGGACAACGGCCGGCTCTACATGGAGGCGCGGGACGCCATCCGCGCGCGCGACACGTTCCTCTCCGTCGCGTCCCACGAGCTGAACACGCCGCTCACCTCGCTCACCCTCAACGTGCAGGCGCTGCGCAGGGATTTGGACTCGCGCGCTCCGGAGGCGCTATCCCCCAAGGTGGTGGCCGTGCAGCGGCAGCTGTCGCGCCTGTCGAGCCTGGTGCGCGAGCTGCTCGACGTGTCCCGCATCACCGCCGGCCGGCTGAGGTTGGAGCGGGAGGAATTGGACCTGGCCGCGCTCGCGCGGGAGATGGTGCCGCGCTTCTCGGAGGACCTGGCGCGCGCGGGGTGCGAGCTGCGCCTGGACGCGCCGGGCCCCGCGCGAGGGCACTGGGACAGGATGCGGCTGGAGCAGGTGCTGCAGAACCTGCTCTCCAACGCCATCAAGTACGGCCGGGGCCGCCCCATCGAAGTGCGCGTGGGCGCGGATGCGGACAAGGCCTGGCTGGTGGTGCGCGACGAGGGCATGGGCATCGCCCCGGAAGGGCAGGCGCGCCTCTTCCAGCGCTTCGAGCGGCTCGCCAGCGAGCGGCACTACGGCGGGCTGGGGCTGGGCCTGTGGATTGTGAAGCAGATTGTGGACGCGCTCGACGGGCGCATCCTCGTGGAGAGCGCGCCCGGCCGAGGCTCCACCTTCACCGTGGAGCTGCCGCGCCAGCGCCCGGGATGA
- a CDS encoding DUF1592 domain-containing protein gives MRIVRFCVPAALLLAAASCSSEKPGAEKEPPEVSDASSARVRRLTRVEYDNSLAAVVPGMPSLSGTFAPEDTILGFSTHDRLQVTSLLADQMDNAAQNAAIYARSQLKVHDKCPADANEEKCTTEFFFTVASKAFRRPLTDDDKAALVDFWRETRKTADPQTAHQIFLQGLFSSASFLYRTELGAPGEGANQVVRLTPYEVASAISYAITAAPPDAELLAAADADALKTADQREAQARRLMATPAAQKRLAHFIREWLGITGLANLNKNNQVFPAFSAAFKDSSQSETRAFIDHVIANEGGSVKELLSADYTFADGRMSAFYGTTSTPNGVIGRVPLPADRAGILTEASVLATYALFDSSSPIRRGKFVLTRLMCRTVPPPPASIVIIPPAPAADSTTRARFAAHTNNPTCATCHRTLDPIGFGFENFDGLGKSRTMENGIKVDASGSVEHSSGTFSFTGGAELARFLATSEDVANCVPLQVFRYAMGRDEDTFDEPVLADMRAAFKANPRLQLGDAFVSLVRSPYFVNRRTLSP, from the coding sequence ATGCGAATCGTTCGTTTCTGCGTTCCCGCGGCGCTGCTGCTAGCGGCCGCCTCCTGCTCCAGCGAAAAGCCCGGGGCCGAGAAGGAGCCTCCGGAGGTCTCGGATGCGTCCTCGGCCCGTGTGCGGCGCCTGACACGCGTGGAGTATGACAACAGCCTGGCCGCCGTCGTCCCGGGGATGCCCTCGCTGAGCGGCACCTTCGCCCCCGAGGACACCATCCTCGGGTTCAGCACGCATGACCGGCTCCAGGTGACGTCGCTCCTCGCGGACCAGATGGACAACGCCGCGCAGAACGCGGCCATCTACGCCCGGAGCCAGCTCAAGGTCCATGACAAGTGCCCGGCGGACGCGAACGAGGAGAAGTGCACGACGGAGTTCTTCTTCACGGTGGCGAGCAAGGCCTTCCGCCGCCCCCTGACGGACGACGACAAGGCGGCGCTGGTCGACTTCTGGCGCGAGACGCGCAAGACGGCGGACCCGCAGACCGCGCATCAAATCTTCCTGCAGGGCCTCTTCTCCTCGGCCTCCTTCCTGTACCGCACGGAGCTGGGCGCGCCGGGTGAGGGCGCCAATCAGGTGGTGCGGCTGACGCCGTACGAGGTGGCCTCGGCCATCTCCTACGCCATCACCGCCGCCCCGCCGGACGCGGAGCTGCTCGCCGCGGCGGACGCGGACGCGCTCAAGACGGCGGACCAGCGCGAGGCCCAGGCGCGCCGGCTGATGGCCACCCCGGCCGCGCAGAAGCGCCTCGCCCACTTCATCCGCGAGTGGCTGGGCATCACCGGCCTCGCCAACCTCAACAAGAACAACCAGGTGTTCCCCGCCTTCAGCGCGGCGTTCAAGGACTCCAGCCAGTCCGAGACGCGTGCCTTCATCGACCATGTGATTGCCAATGAGGGCGGCTCCGTGAAGGAGCTCTTGAGCGCGGACTACACCTTCGCGGACGGCCGCATGTCGGCGTTCTACGGCACCACCAGCACGCCCAACGGCGTCATCGGCAGGGTGCCGCTGCCGGCGGACCGCGCGGGCATCCTCACCGAGGCCAGCGTGCTGGCCACCTACGCGCTGTTCGACTCCAGCTCGCCCATCCGCCGCGGCAAGTTCGTGCTCACGCGCCTGATGTGCCGCACGGTGCCGCCGCCGCCGGCCTCCATCGTCATCATCCCCCCCGCGCCCGCGGCGGACTCCACCACCCGCGCCCGCTTCGCCGCGCACACCAACAACCCCACCTGCGCCACCTGCCACCGGACCCTGGACCCCATCGGCTTCGGCTTCGAGAACTTCGACGGCCTGGGCAAGTCCCGCACCATGGAGAACGGCATCAAGGTGGACGCCAGCGGCTCGGTGGAGCACTCCAGCGGCACCTTCAGCTTCACCGGCGGCGCCGAGCTGGCGCGCTTCCTCGCCACCAGCGAGGACGTGGCCAACTGCGTGCCGCTGCAGGTCTTCCGCTACGCCATGGGCCGTGACGAGGACACCTTCGATGAGCCGGTGCTCGCCGACATGCGCGCGGCCTTCAAGGCCAACCCGCGCCTGCAGCTCGGGGATGCGTTCGTCAGCCTCGTGCGCTCTCCCTACTTCGTCAACCGGCGCACCCTTTCCCCGTGA